Part of the Lutra lutra chromosome 4, mLutLut1.2, whole genome shotgun sequence genome is shown below.
ttattatttttttaagagagcggGAGactgtgggagcagggaggggcagagggagagagaaccgcAAGTGGACTCCGCACCCGGTGGTCGTGAGATCGTGATGACCGGAGCCAAAagaagagtcagaaacttaaccatCAGGCtaagcctcccaggcgcccctggactgcTCAGGGTCGGACCGCGTTAGTGGGGGCCATCACTGCTCAGGCTCAGacctgggtggggggggtccATCACTGCTCAGGGTCGAACCTGGGTGCGGGGGGGTCCATCACTGCTCAGGGTCGAACCTGGGTGGGGGGGCGAGTCCATCACTGCTCAGGGTCAGACTTGGGGGGGGCATCACTGCTCAGGGTCAGACCTGGGGGCACCATCACTGCTCAGGGTCAGACTTGGGGGGGGCATCACTGCTCAGGGTCAGACCTGGGGGCACCATCACTGCTCAGGGTCAGACTTGGGGGGCCATCACTGCTCAGGGTCTGACCCGGGTTAGGGGGTCCGTCACTGCTCGGGGTCGgaccggggtgggggaggggtgacccCGTCGGGCTGCGGGTCCCGGCCCGCACCCCCAAACCCGAGCAGCCCCAAACGCCCGCGTAGACCTTTCCCCTCCACCGAGAACCTCCCCGCCTCCTTCTCCCGGAGGTGCCCGAGGCTCTTACCTCCCACCGCCTCCGCGGGGCCGCCCCTTCCGGGCCTGGCCGGAAGTGACGCGCCGTGCCCCGGAAGTGCCCCGGGAGCGGCGGCGGAAGCGGCGGCGCgatggcggcggcggcagccCCGGCGCCCGAGTCCTGGCCGGAGCTGGAGTTGGCGGAGCGCGAGCGGCGGCGCGAGCTGCTGCTGACGGGCCCGGGGCTGGAGCAGCGGGTGCGCGCGGCGGGCGGGCGGCTGCCGCCCCGGCTCTTCACGCTGCCGCTGCTGCACTACCTGGAGGTGAGCGGCTGCGGGAGCCTGCGCGAGCCGGGCCCGGGCCTGGCGCAGGGCCTCCCGCAGCTGCACAGCCTCGTGCTGCGGCGCAACGCGCTGGGGCCCGGCCTGAGCCCCGAGCTCGGCCCGCTGCCCGCGCTGCGCGTGCTCGACCTGTCGGGCAACGCCCTGGAGGCGCTGCCGCCGGGCCAGGGCCTGGGCCCCGCCGAGCCGCCGGGGCTCCCGCAGCTGCAGAGCCTCAACCTCAGCGGCAACCGGCTGCGCGAGCTGCCCGCCGACCTGGCGCGCTGCGCCCCGCGCCTGCAGACCCTCAACCTCACGGGCAACCGGCTGGACGCCTTCCCCGCCGAGCTCTTCCGCCCCGGCGCGCTGCCGCTGCTCAGCGAACTGGCGGCCGCCGACAACTGCCTGCGGGAGCTCAGCCCGGACATCGCGCACCTGGCCTCGCTCAAGGTCAGCGGGGCGCTGGGGGCGGGCCGGGGCCCTGGaggcgcggcgcggcgcggcgggGTGGGAGCCGTCGGAGCCGGGGCCTGCAGCCGCCGAGCCCGGCCGGGGTCTGCAGCCTGCAGGCACCCTGCCACCCGCTGCTGGGCGGGAGTGGGCAGGCGCGGAGCCCCACCTGTAAGTGTCTCTGGCTCCAGACATTTGTGATCGTGGCGGGGGTCGGCCCCAGGCATGGCTCCGCTTGAGGCCGCAGGTGTCCACGCAGTTCCGCTCGCTGTGATTTCCCCGAACGTGTTTCCCTCCCGGGGGAGGAGGTTGTTAGTCCGTTCAGAGACCGGAGGGGCTGCCGGCAGTGCACAAGTGCTTCGGGTTTTCCTCCACACCGCACTGCCCAGGGGCTGcttacctcccctccccaggccccagcatAATGCAGGGCACACGGTGCCGGTTAAGCCCGCGAGGAGGACTGGGGGAGCTGGACACTGCCCGGCCACACCCACCTCCGTCTCAGAGGCCCCTGCGGAGCActgcctcccccatctcccccttTCATCCTTAAAAAGGCAGATTTGTGGTTGTTCTTCCTCCTAGTTTTCATCCTATTAACGCAGACGTTGTCAAGCAATAAAGTACTGGCTTGTGTCAGCAGAGGTTACTCGGTATCGTCCGCTGATCTCGCAGGTCCGTCTGTCTGCAGAGATCCGAGtgcttgtgtgcgtgtgtgggtgtgtgtacgtgtgtgcagtGAAGACAGGAGTGCCTCGTGCTTGCTGGCGTCTGCAGACGAGCTGTGGGGGTGACGCTGGGCACTGTGGCTGTCCAGGGCTGGAGGCTTCGCATTGGGGCTGACGTGTGACAGACCACGTGCGACCTCGTGGGCTTGCGGCGTCCTCCATCTGTCCGATCTGGGCTGCCCAGGAGGTCCGTGTACCAGACACGCAGCTGAACATGGCTCTCCTGAGCGCAAGATGGGTTGCTCTGTTCTCTCCAGATCCGGAACGTCTTCCCGGCGGTTAGGTTTGCTTTGAATGTTCTCTACGACGTCTGCCCACCAGGGACGTCCGTGGCCTCCACGTGTCCCGACACCATCATTCGGGGGTGTCTTCCCTGCCGAACCCCAACTCGCTATTGCCAGGCTTCCGTCGATCTCGGGTGCGGTGCCAGAGCTGGTGGGGATCCCTTTTGGATTTCGATGTCCTCCAGGGGCCTTTCTGCACTGACGCCCCCGGGAGCAGTGCCGCGAGACCGTGGGAAGCCGCGTTGCCGCGCATGCTAGGGCTGTGCGGACAGACATCGTGTCCCTGCTCGTGCTGTGGGAAGGCTGGGGTGCACAGAACTGAGCTCAGAGGCAGGCGTGTGGCTCCCCCAGCATCTGGTGGCCGTGCCGCTGGCTCCTGTGCTGCGTCCTTGCCTGTGAGGGACTTGCAGGGACAGCCACGGTGCCGTGAACGGGGAGGACTACCGGACTGGGCCAGAACCGCAACAGTTGTCCCCTGCGCTGCGGGTCTCCCCCCGGGCTGGCTTGCTCACGAGTGCCGCTGGTCCGCGGGCAGTGAGTCAGGCCTGGGCTCGCTGCGACGCTCCAAAGACTGCGTTCTGTCCAGGATGTCCTGGCGCCGCTCCCGGCCCAGCAGGCTAGTCCACGTCTCACGCGGCAGCTCAGGGCTCCTGAGAGTAGACCGCAAGAGCACTCCCTGAGGCGCAGGCTTGAAGCCGGTGGCCCGGCGGCCCCGCTGCCCCTGGCAGGTGCAGTGAGCCAAGCCCCGTCCACGTCCCTGGGGAGACCTCACGGTTCCCTCGGAGCCACCGGAGCAGCCGCACACATGcctctgcttgcccctcccctcacttcccAAGTGGGGAGACAAGTGCCTTTGTGCCCGCCCGCCCCCGGGGAGCTGCCCCAGGCGGTGGATCCAGACCCAGCTTCGGGGAAGGCCTGACCCTCCTGTCCACTCCGCCCGGCAGGGACAAGGGAGCCCAAGAGAAGACGGAGTACTCACCATGCCGGGCCTCACCGACTGGCCAGCCACCTGACTCAGCCGGGTTCTGTCAACGTCCTGGTGTCTGGCCATTCAGCGGGGCGCCCCACGAGAGGCCCCAGCACGTGGGGAGGGGTTTCTCTCCGGGGGCATCTGTCCTTGCACTAGGCTTCTGTCACCCGTGGGGCTCAGCTgccagggcagggctggccaAGGATGGCAGCCCTCACATCAGTCCTCCCTACATCACGGGTGACAGGCTGTGCTCTGCCCAGCCAGGGCTGACAGATGTCCCCAGggttccccccctccccccgcacccaCTGGTGCCCACACCCATTGGGGCCACCCAGGTCACTCACAGGTGGGAGTCCCCTGGGGTCAGGCTTCACAAAGAAGTTACACTTGGATTGTGAGGCCTCTGCCCAGCGCCCAGACCCTGCAGTTTAGGAGTCCTTCCTCCGTCCCTCTGTCTTCCCACGTGGCCACAGCAGTGATGGGCTGCTCGGTGCCTGGGTGGGGTCTGGGTCCCCCGCCAGGCATGCCTGCTGGAACGAAGCTGGAACAAAGACGGTTGCCAGCTCCCCTCGAGGTGGCCGAGGTGGCGTGTTAGTCCCAGGGCCGCACAGCTAGGATTTACgcctcacccccgcccccgcacacGGCCTGCAGTGGCGGTGTCCCCAGAGGCACTCAGTGGCCACGGCCAGCCCAGACAGCTGTGTGCCCTGCAGGGGGTAGATGGGGTCTTTAGGAGTCGGCTCCAGGCAGCAGGCAGGTTTCGGGGTGCCCGTCGTGCCCCGAGTTAACTGCAGTTAATTCCGCTCCGTGTGTCGTAGCAGTGGGGGGTTGGCGCGCCGCGGTGTGAGCCGGGCTTCCGGGCCAGAGACCTGCCCTCCTGCGGGAGGCGAACTCCGCACTGACACTCCCCGACCCCCAGGGCTCCTCCTGCCGCTCCCTTGCTCCCTTCGTGTTCTTTTCCAGGCGTGAAACCACGCTGAGTCTGCTGCTCCTACCTGCCAGTGCCCACATCGCCACAggctcccagcttccagaaccccGCTCTGCCGCCTCCCTCCCTGTCCACATTCCCACGGGGCCCAGCTCGGGGCCTGAGGGGCCCTCTGGGCTCGGGCCGCTGCCCCGGCTTACTGCTCTGAGATGTCCACGATGTGCTCGTCGCCCCGAAAGAAGCCCCCCAACGCGGGACCCTCGCACTGTTGGCcgctggggtgggggcggcggcCAGTGAGGCCCAGcaccccccagcctcccctcacTGCTCCTCCTCTGCTGCCAGCACATGGCATCCACCTGGCCGGCCTGTTCCGCCAGCTGTGACAGTGACCCCAGTGGAGCCCTCGGGCTGGCCAAAGCCCATCAGACAGTGTGCTGGACCCCAGAGCTGGTGGGTGCGGGTGGAGCTAGGACAGGCCTCGCCAGACCTGACCTCAGGACGCCAACCCTCGCTGTAGCTCACAAGCCCAGATGGTGGGGACCTGGAAGGGCTCTCATGTCGTccatctcccccacccttcccagtCCTGATTGGGTGAGGAGAAAGGCCACAGGTGTAGGAAATTGTGTTGCCCACAGCCCCTTGGGGCCTCTTGGTCCCCTCCAGGGTGACCAACGGCCAGGTCTGGCTTCTTCTCTTTGTCCCCGGTCCTGAGTGCAAGACGGAAGCCTGTTCGAGCTGCTCGCTCTCTCCTGAGCTCTGGGAGAGGCTCCTCAGTGACATCAGGCACTGGTCCGGTGTGACACTCTGCGCGGACTCTCCCCCCGTCTCAACAGCCACAGGCTAGCCTCATCCACAGTGGGGGCTGGACTTGTCCCCTCTGCCAGCCGAGCAGATGGCCTCTTCTGGATCGCCAGAGCCCCTGTTCCCTTCTCAGTTCGCGACTGAGTTTGTCACCGGTTTGGCTGGGCGTGTTAGTCCTGGTCAGGCCCAGGACTGGAGCCGACCTCGCCCAGCGAGCGGTGCATGTGCAGTggcgggggaggcggggggcgggCCAGGGGGAGGCGCCCCCAGCACTGGGCACACAGGCCCCCTCTGCTCCAGAGCTCTCCCCAGGCCGCCGCTGCTCGTCGCCTCACTTCCCCTGGGCTCCTTGCAGCTGACCGGCTAACGGGCCTTCTCCCACGGCTGCCCCTGTCTGGTCTCCGCTGCGCCGAGCAGGGCCAGTCCAGGGCTCCCCACTGGCTCAGGAGGAGAACGAGAACGGCCGTCTGTGTGCAGTGCCCCTGCGCCGCCTGGGCCACGAGTGCCGCTGGCACGGGCATGCTGGGAAGAGGCGGGGTGGTGGCTGGGCTCTTCCTGGGGGGCCCTGTCCGCCTCACCACAGCTGCagaaggggaaacagaggcactgCGCCAGCCCCTGCACTGGAAGACAGCTCCGTtggtgtccctcctgcccccaccctggctcTGGCGAGACGGCCCTGCGAGGTGGCTCTCCGGGTGGTTTCTGTCATCTCGGCGAGTCTGATGGCAGCCGTGCGTTTTTGTCAGAGCCCGGTCGCTCGGTCGCTCGCAGTGCTGGAAGGTTCTGCGTGGGCCATGGGGCGTCACGAGCCTCTTCACAGCGCAGACAGCAGTGGCGCCACACCCTCTCCGGGtcagggtggggggcggagagCGCAGGCCCGTTGGAGCCCAGCGGCCGGCAGGTGGAGTTGGGCGAGCGCGTCGTGTTGCTGGGGGCCTTGCATGTCCATGCGGAGCGTCCGGCTTGTTCCTTGCGCCGTGTCCTTTCTTTCCAACTCGCTTAAAGAACGTGAGCACCGTTTTGTGGGgaacctgttttctcatctcaGGTGCTTATCTGTCCGGAACCACGTGTTCCCCTTTCCCGAGCTCCCTTCTCTGTTCCCTTGGTCCGTCGGGATAGTTGTCACCACAAGGAGCCTTGCAGGGAGGCTGTTTGCCGCCGTCCCTGCCGGCCGCGTGGCATGGTAGCAGGCGTCAGTCTGGGCGTGGAGCTGGGGACGGGCCACGTGGGGCGGGGCGGTGCTCCGGGGGCGATGTGTGACCACGTACCCTCCGTCTCCCTCCCAGACGCTGGACCTCTCCAACAACCAGCTCCGCGAGGTCCCGGCGCGGCTGGCTGACTGCCCCAAGCTCAGGGAGGTCAATTTCCGGGGAAACAAACTGTCGGACCGGCGGCTGGAGAAGATGGTGCGCGGCTGCCCCACCAAGTCCGTCCTGGACTACCTGCGCAGCGGGGGCCGCGGCGGCGGGCGGGGCAAGGGCAAGGCTGACGGCCCCGAGAAGGAGGAGGCCCGCAGGAGGCGGCGCGAGAGGCGGAGGAGGGAGAGTGGCGAGGGGCAGGAGGACGAGGTGGACCGCGCCAGCAGGCTGCTGCTCCGGGTCCTGCACGTGTCTGAGAACCCCGCCCCGCTGACCGTGCAGGTCGGCCCCACGGTCAAGGACGTCCGGCCGTTCATCGTGGGGGCCGTCGTGAGAGGCATGGACCTGAAGCCTGGGAACGCACTCAGACGCTTCCTCACCTCCCAGGTCGGTGCACACGGCCCACGAGGGGCTGGCGCCGTGTCACAGTGCGTGTGCACAGAGCGGGGTGGCCCTGGGTCTCGGCCGCAGGGATGGGTGCCGCCTGCTCCTCCACAGACACCTCTCCAGTCCCGCCTTGTTTCTGAGATGGGTGTTTCCCGAGCTTCTGCCGGCTTGGgggattttctcatttctgtaatGGGTTACACAGTCCCCTGCAAGGAGGTATGAGAACGGTCAGGTCTTGGCAGCTGTTCCCACACGAGACGAACATCCTGATTTGTTTTCCTGTGCAGTTTGCCCAGCTTTTAAAGTAGGAGCCCCATCTTTGATGTTTGCAGACCCGGCACGTGGCCCGTGGGGGTGACACAGCCTCCCCCAAGTCCGAGTCTCCCGCACTCCCGGCCAGGGGTTTAGAACTCAAACCTCGGTGTTTTCAAGAACTTTTTAAGCCTGTTGTCGTTAGTTCAGGCTCACATTTAGTTCAGGGAGGGTTCTCTAAGTCTCAGATCCTCCCTTACAGAAGGAAGGAATTCTGCCCCTGAACAGATAAGACGGGTTCCCCGTGCAGGACCCACAGGATGCATTTGGGCCAGGGAggctgtggggggcgggggcagcacAGGCGCTTGGGTGCTGAGCCCCGCGGGTCTGCCGTTGCAGACGAAGCTCCATGAGGACGTCTGTGAGAAGAGGACAGCGGCCACCATTGCGACCCACGACCTGCGGGCCGTGCGCGGGCCCCTGCTCTATACCGCCCGCCCTCCACAGGACCTCAAGGTGACACCCCATGCTCCCTCTGTTTGCACTGTTTCTTTGCAGTTTCCAGGGACGCAGCCGCGCTTGTGCGCTGAGGCAGGTCGGGCGTCACCCCGGCAAGCACTCCCGAGTCACACACAGGCCATGTTTATAGTTTCCTTGAAAGTCCGCTTGTCAGAGGAGGGAGTGATTAGAAAGTGGTTTCCCGTATTTCCTCAGCTTCCACCAAACACTGGTTTGTGGACAGATTGCAAAACCCCTCGTTTGGAGTGGACGTGCGTGAACTTGGGTTGTCCAAGTCCCTCCACGGGTC
Proteins encoded:
- the LRRC47 gene encoding leucine-rich repeat-containing protein 47; protein product: MAAAAAPAPESWPELELAERERRRELLLTGPGLEQRVRAAGGRLPPRLFTLPLLHYLEVSGCGSLREPGPGLAQGLPQLHSLVLRRNALGPGLSPELGPLPALRVLDLSGNALEALPPGQGLGPAEPPGLPQLQSLNLSGNRLRELPADLARCAPRLQTLNLTGNRLDAFPAELFRPGALPLLSELAAADNCLRELSPDIAHLASLKTLDLSNNQLREVPARLADCPKLREVNFRGNKLSDRRLEKMVRGCPTKSVLDYLRSGGRGGGRGKGKADGPEKEEARRRRRERRRRESGEGQEDEVDRASRLLLRVLHVSENPAPLTVQVGPTVKDVRPFIVGAVVRGMDLKPGNALRRFLTSQTKLHEDVCEKRTAATIATHDLRAVRGPLLYTARPPQDLKIVPLGRKEVKAKDLVRQLQLEAEEHRKQKKRQNLSGLHRYLRLLDGKESYPCLVDADGDVISFPPITNSEKTKIKKTTSDLFLEVTSATSLQTCKEVMDALVLKMAEINKYALENEEDGSLSDPDADAVSGQPPGPSASSGAAKAGSTPLVVEQVRVLDEDGHLKVVYPSKTDLGLAAPHVTVIR